One Leptospira weilii genomic region harbors:
- a CDS encoding SpvB/TcaC N-terminal domain-containing protein, whose translation MNRFYQNILLVSCILFFSASCGLLPGKHGNKNNWWIALAGLVPGTSFPSSGSGVGSGPGSGNGSPGSAPAPEGSDLFSISTNYSQAIDDPETKADPLAGAAFIAPPEMSHYGNVSLSYPIQTPAGRSGVEPKLTITYSSTQGDGWLGVGWSLGLGSITRTPEYGALWYDARDTFTWNGQKLVKVAGGTTNENGTYRPEIASEGLVVLRLSNIESGGVWEVFDSSGTKTTYGETNASRIFNPQVSNQTYSWYLSRTEDKNGNYLQAQYDNSEYSKNRNLYLKEIRYTGNSKSGLSARQYVKFFTKQREDFYVSSAPGFFMKMDKILERIEVGWDNGGKLYEYTPVYETSSDSARPRLKSITSSRHTTSPEFNYQSSSRLLTWQTIVNQTSSEMEEDPNSTQYFEGDYNGDGISDLLFFNPKSGNWKAAEGRKEGGYNFKLYANRYQGYDTLEKIRFFKGNTSGDFNGDGRSDIAFYLPSTRDFIVAEHDGRVFQFKSYGRLMYGIPDIFRMEWFPGDYDGNGLSDSVLFDEPTGQWTLMLNKGGSFEFLRFSKKFQNVFRNDYAPDSNLDSSNTNDTTKPGKDHDKVNLLVGDYNGDGRTDISLYDSRSGKWFVGENHRNPNKTDPVYFKLQWKLYKVFTAPEQALFGHDRFSGDFNGDGLSDFLLFDRSSGEWTLGETGDGTINFRIWSRTPQFKTVTRWIQGDFNGDGRTDIGFYSSNDGKFWIGESTFNGFRYKIYSDMSYGPDQDRILKTPLPRDEVKIESGKTSFAASNNTKTILLNYKYDGNLNSGKGELVFPGCFTQDDCSTSPELLIFDRKANVWDLKRGNTFTERVNTNFNPEGTGITTLFGGKPDRYSNNTKDEVLFYKKQGTTNQFFSLKNTNGTAFDVLNVATFTDTDITKFDPQNSGIVADHFENNTSQSVLVLDDQTVSGNARFVLSGLSGTKVLTPSGDLTSTDLNDLFQAGTNENRQRRKEFSFFSGKFTTTQAQLVIVDRRTTAHKWYLGTISSNAIQFKRLTGEFSLPITTSDYDSKSPAGIVYALTSDGSIVFGKTEDNGTAFTKVKINSTNITKNTYNAGTVGFSDRFDNYGNPIVISGGEEKLYDLTQSKIVSLPGNVVTKSLDRPDLIAQVYVFQWIQGDYNGDGLTDIGIFHLKEPNWYFALSTGTLPDIIERVKNGIGGIYEFEYTNSTKFDNTGEDDIPDLPTSYRVCTKVAIEDGFSNTITKNYEYKNGFAFSSFINGKKETDFFGFSEFTIHEAYGERTTHKYHTTPYSDFLMNRALGGAEKETRIIGSDNNDYGTIQTTYDVKPIAIAPGVTSYLPVTTKIEKFLSGQRTTTEVFDIILNGTKLSRKTDTITDHFTDSVHGVTTTTSITDFETDDTTNQRRAIRSVAFSGSSHEITSLLSYDTRGNLIKRTSSYTGSGLSPVGVHTTEYEYDTHGNQTVEKDTSSSPARGSSYAYDNELQQFVTQETKFGGSITLTTTHQINYESAFGLPTTSTDPNGNKRFFEYDGYGRLIRSSADTDDGTRTVATHSYDASFPLSAKTILPSGTGDPDFASRTYTDGMGRNIYSVKSASNGNYAITGRLVYDGTGKIVRKGQSNWATSGEIDRFVLHLEERNPTSFEYDPIGRVKKTILPTAAGETSPTTITTTYNSAFETTETHSSGTSKRIVKNAKGEILYVEDFSSDGTGAKIGFCYDIAGNRTKKSDLNDSSLMSCPNATAGVPTKDISGRNQTYWSYDAFGKLRAQSDPDLGVSSYNYNGFGDLTSSTNAKGVTTNLSYDGIGRILTKNIPEGNIQYSYDSFPGAENSLGKLVRIEDSNQSKTFSYDKLGRVKKETRVILATSAGNPLPTETQGPYITETKYDLLGRVTRIDYPEHPISHGRMRACYEYGSAGYISEISVQVNTNGILPGYCNKDIVENITYNEFGQTASLTLGNGIQTTYGYDVKGRMVRLNSSGDVDGSNKVLQDAVYSFNPNNNITRIANNSTDWSAQYDYGYDGLGRLTNATGSYLGIAEGNLSREFQQSFSYAKNGNLTSKRVHDPVSGNITDEWSYQYTNHQVTNIDSSKSGNDAFVMQYDANGNLTRQRDNAKDLTKRIQVDSQDRITQIQDGNNAILGSYWYDESGFRIRKSSLEPKNNQFANVEILYPSKFYGLEFIEAENVITSVNNVYLNGVRIAALNEVGALAYFLTDQVDSVSLVLDDEGKTLSKMQYLPYGETFVQRGDLNFAPKYNSQELDRESGFYFYNARFYDPGIARFTSADTLIPDEYNSQSWNRFSYVNGNPIQYKDPTGHAPQDENAGFKDASKNIAKGFVEGVKSALSAPTPVDAAVNSAVATAKGAKELYENRKEVYASVKDFAGKLTSKDDKVRDYAVGQAKAYTMSAVLGGMAGKALGSKLPKPKVDVPGSSGSVGGNFQKVIHVTKDGIALPANSKYKIPDKYLENKHRTGSYGEIENGKFKEKLRIDPATKPGDKGPNYSHYHLDGKGTHYSPRPNDKDSGFSK comes from the coding sequence GTGAATAGGTTTTATCAGAATATACTACTTGTCTCCTGTATTTTGTTTTTTTCCGCAAGCTGCGGCCTTTTGCCGGGCAAACACGGAAACAAAAACAATTGGTGGATTGCGCTTGCGGGACTTGTGCCGGGAACAAGTTTTCCATCCTCCGGAAGCGGAGTGGGAAGCGGCCCTGGTTCCGGAAACGGATCACCCGGAAGTGCGCCCGCACCCGAAGGAAGCGACCTTTTTTCCATATCGACTAACTACAGCCAGGCGATTGACGATCCGGAAACAAAAGCGGATCCGCTCGCGGGAGCCGCATTCATAGCACCGCCTGAAATGAGTCACTACGGAAACGTTAGTCTTTCATATCCCATTCAAACACCTGCGGGAAGATCCGGTGTGGAACCAAAGCTAACAATCACGTATTCTTCCACGCAAGGAGACGGTTGGTTGGGAGTGGGATGGAGTTTGGGTCTTGGGTCGATTACAAGAACGCCCGAATACGGAGCCCTCTGGTATGACGCAAGAGACACATTTACTTGGAACGGGCAAAAACTCGTAAAAGTAGCGGGTGGAACCACAAATGAAAACGGAACTTACAGACCGGAGATTGCAAGTGAGGGTTTGGTTGTATTAAGACTCAGTAATATAGAGAGTGGGGGAGTTTGGGAAGTATTCGATTCGTCCGGAACCAAGACAACCTACGGAGAAACAAACGCAAGTAGGATCTTTAATCCGCAGGTTTCGAACCAAACGTATAGCTGGTATCTTTCAAGAACGGAAGACAAAAACGGAAATTATCTCCAAGCACAATACGACAATTCGGAATATTCAAAAAACAGAAATCTCTATTTAAAAGAAATCAGATACACCGGAAATTCCAAAAGTGGTTTGTCCGCGCGCCAATACGTAAAGTTTTTTACCAAACAAAGAGAGGACTTTTACGTCTCAAGCGCTCCTGGATTCTTTATGAAAATGGACAAGATCTTGGAAAGAATCGAAGTGGGTTGGGACAACGGTGGTAAACTGTATGAATATACTCCCGTCTATGAAACCTCTTCCGATTCCGCAAGACCCAGGCTGAAAAGTATAACGTCCAGTAGACATACCACAAGCCCTGAGTTTAACTATCAATCTTCGAGCAGACTTTTGACTTGGCAAACGATAGTCAATCAAACGTCATCCGAAATGGAAGAAGATCCGAATTCCACACAGTATTTTGAAGGAGACTATAACGGGGACGGGATCAGCGATCTTTTATTTTTTAATCCGAAATCGGGAAACTGGAAGGCCGCGGAAGGCAGAAAAGAAGGAGGATACAATTTCAAACTGTATGCGAACCGGTATCAAGGATACGATACGTTGGAAAAGATCCGATTTTTTAAAGGGAATACGAGCGGGGATTTTAACGGAGACGGAAGGAGTGATATCGCCTTTTACTTACCTTCTACGAGAGACTTTATCGTAGCGGAACACGACGGTCGTGTGTTTCAATTTAAGTCGTATGGAAGGCTCATGTACGGCATCCCGGATATCTTTCGGATGGAATGGTTTCCTGGAGACTACGACGGAAACGGACTTTCCGATTCTGTTCTTTTTGACGAGCCGACGGGGCAGTGGACTTTAATGCTGAATAAAGGAGGAAGTTTTGAATTTCTTCGGTTTAGCAAGAAGTTTCAAAACGTATTCAGAAATGATTATGCTCCAGATTCTAATCTAGATAGTTCGAACACAAACGACACTACAAAACCGGGCAAAGATCACGACAAAGTAAACTTACTCGTAGGAGACTACAACGGTGACGGAAGAACGGATATCTCCTTGTATGATTCCAGATCGGGTAAGTGGTTTGTAGGCGAAAATCACCGCAATCCAAACAAAACCGATCCGGTCTATTTTAAACTTCAGTGGAAACTTTACAAAGTGTTCACCGCACCCGAACAGGCGTTATTCGGACATGACCGATTTAGCGGTGACTTTAACGGGGATGGTCTTTCGGATTTTCTACTATTCGATCGTAGTAGCGGAGAATGGACATTAGGCGAAACGGGAGACGGGACAATCAATTTTAGAATTTGGTCGAGAACTCCTCAGTTTAAAACTGTAACTCGTTGGATCCAAGGAGATTTTAACGGAGACGGAAGAACGGATATCGGATTTTACTCTTCAAACGACGGAAAGTTCTGGATCGGAGAATCGACATTCAACGGATTTCGATACAAAATCTACAGCGACATGAGCTACGGCCCCGACCAGGACAGAATCCTAAAAACTCCTCTACCCAGGGATGAGGTGAAAATAGAATCGGGTAAAACAAGTTTTGCAGCATCTAACAACACAAAGACGATTCTACTGAATTACAAATATGACGGAAATCTAAACTCCGGAAAAGGGGAACTCGTGTTTCCGGGATGTTTTACTCAGGACGATTGTTCTACTTCTCCAGAACTTTTGATCTTTGACAGAAAAGCAAACGTATGGGACCTCAAACGGGGGAATACTTTTACAGAAAGGGTCAATACAAACTTTAACCCGGAAGGGACAGGAATTACAACACTCTTTGGCGGAAAACCGGACAGGTATTCAAACAACACAAAAGACGAGGTGTTGTTTTACAAAAAACAAGGAACTACGAATCAGTTTTTTAGTTTGAAGAATACAAACGGAACCGCATTCGATGTTTTGAATGTAGCCACGTTTACGGATACGGACATCACTAAGTTTGATCCACAAAATAGCGGAATTGTGGCGGATCATTTTGAGAACAATACTTCTCAGTCAGTTCTTGTTTTAGACGATCAGACTGTAAGCGGAAACGCAAGGTTTGTACTCTCTGGACTTAGTGGAACCAAAGTCTTAACTCCGAGTGGGGACTTAACTTCTACCGATCTAAATGATCTCTTCCAAGCGGGAACAAACGAGAACAGACAAAGAAGAAAAGAATTCAGTTTTTTTTCGGGAAAGTTTACAACCACACAAGCACAACTTGTGATCGTAGACCGAAGAACCACCGCGCACAAATGGTATTTAGGAACGATTTCATCCAACGCCATTCAATTCAAACGTTTGACGGGAGAGTTTTCTCTTCCGATCACAACATCCGATTACGATTCGAAAAGTCCCGCGGGAATTGTGTATGCTCTCACTTCCGACGGTTCCATCGTGTTTGGGAAAACAGAGGACAACGGGACAGCCTTCACCAAAGTTAAAATCAATTCCACGAATATTACAAAAAATACATACAACGCGGGGACCGTAGGGTTTAGCGACCGGTTTGACAATTACGGAAATCCGATTGTAATCTCGGGTGGGGAAGAGAAGCTGTATGATCTTACACAGAGTAAAATTGTTTCTCTTCCGGGTAACGTTGTCACAAAATCTTTGGATCGTCCCGATTTAATCGCGCAAGTCTATGTTTTCCAGTGGATCCAAGGAGACTATAACGGGGATGGCTTAACAGACATCGGAATCTTTCATTTGAAAGAACCCAACTGGTATTTTGCACTTTCTACGGGAACATTACCCGACATCATCGAAAGAGTGAAAAACGGGATTGGGGGAATTTACGAATTTGAATATACCAATTCCACGAAGTTTGACAACACAGGGGAAGACGATATTCCGGATCTTCCCACAAGCTATCGAGTCTGCACCAAGGTCGCGATCGAAGACGGATTTTCAAACACCATCACAAAGAACTACGAATACAAGAATGGATTTGCATTCTCTTCGTTTATCAACGGAAAAAAAGAAACGGATTTCTTTGGGTTTAGTGAATTTACCATACACGAAGCCTACGGAGAAAGAACGACTCACAAATACCATACGACTCCGTATTCAGACTTTCTAATGAACCGCGCTCTTGGCGGAGCGGAAAAAGAAACTCGTATCATCGGTAGTGACAATAATGATTACGGAACCATTCAGACAACGTACGATGTAAAACCAATTGCGATTGCGCCGGGTGTAACCAGTTATCTCCCCGTTACGACTAAGATCGAAAAGTTTTTGAGCGGCCAAAGAACTACGACAGAAGTTTTCGACATCATTTTGAATGGAACGAAACTCAGTCGGAAGACCGACACAATCACGGATCACTTTACCGATAGCGTGCACGGAGTTACGACCACAACTTCCATCACCGATTTTGAAACCGACGATACGACGAATCAAAGGCGTGCAATTCGGAGTGTGGCATTCAGTGGGAGTTCCCACGAGATAACGTCGCTCTTGAGCTACGACACAAGAGGGAATTTAATCAAACGCACCAGTTCCTATACCGGAAGTGGGCTTAGTCCTGTGGGAGTTCATACAACTGAGTATGAATATGATACTCACGGAAATCAAACGGTTGAAAAAGATACGAGTTCGAGCCCTGCGCGTGGGAGTTCCTACGCGTATGACAACGAACTCCAACAGTTTGTAACCCAAGAAACAAAATTCGGCGGAAGTATTACACTAACGACCACACATCAGATCAACTACGAAAGCGCATTCGGACTTCCGACCACAAGCACAGATCCAAACGGAAACAAAAGGTTTTTTGAATATGATGGATACGGAAGACTGATCCGCTCAAGCGCGGACACAGATGATGGAACTCGTACTGTTGCAACTCACTCGTATGACGCAAGTTTTCCGCTTTCCGCAAAGACGATTCTACCATCCGGCACAGGAGACCCAGACTTTGCAAGTAGGACCTACACGGATGGAATGGGCCGGAACATCTACTCAGTCAAAAGTGCGTCTAACGGTAATTATGCGATTACAGGAAGACTTGTCTACGACGGAACCGGAAAGATAGTTCGAAAAGGTCAATCGAACTGGGCGACATCCGGAGAAATCGACCGGTTTGTTCTGCACTTAGAAGAAAGAAATCCGACATCTTTTGAATACGATCCGATCGGCCGGGTTAAAAAAACAATTCTACCGACGGCAGCAGGAGAAACTTCTCCTACAACGATCACAACCACTTACAACTCTGCGTTTGAAACGACAGAGACTCACAGTTCCGGCACAAGCAAACGAATCGTGAAGAACGCGAAAGGAGAAATCCTGTATGTGGAAGATTTTTCTTCCGACGGGACAGGGGCCAAGATCGGTTTTTGTTACGACATTGCCGGGAACCGTACCAAGAAAAGCGATCTCAATGATTCAAGTTTGATGAGTTGTCCCAATGCGACTGCGGGAGTTCCCACAAAAGACATTTCCGGAAGAAACCAGACCTATTGGAGTTACGACGCATTTGGGAAGTTACGTGCCCAAAGTGATCCTGACTTGGGTGTGAGTTCCTACAATTACAACGGATTTGGAGATTTAACAAGTAGCACGAACGCAAAAGGAGTTACGACAAACTTGTCGTATGACGGGATTGGCCGTATCCTTACTAAGAATATCCCGGAAGGGAATATTCAATATTCGTATGATTCTTTTCCGGGAGCAGAAAACTCGCTCGGCAAACTCGTACGAATCGAAGATTCCAACCAAAGTAAAACTTTTAGCTATGACAAACTGGGTCGTGTAAAGAAAGAAACCCGAGTGATCCTTGCAACGTCGGCAGGAAACCCGTTACCAACAGAAACCCAAGGACCATACATTACAGAAACTAAATATGACTTACTCGGTCGTGTGACTCGTATCGATTATCCCGAACATCCGATCAGTCACGGTAGAATGAGGGCTTGTTACGAATACGGAAGCGCTGGGTATATCTCGGAAATTTCAGTTCAAGTCAATACAAACGGGATCTTACCGGGATATTGCAACAAGGATATTGTAGAAAACATTACCTACAACGAGTTTGGCCAAACTGCAAGTTTGACTCTTGGAAACGGGATTCAAACTACCTACGGCTATGACGTGAAAGGGAGAATGGTGAGACTGAATTCTTCCGGGGATGTAGACGGAAGCAACAAGGTTTTGCAAGACGCGGTTTATTCGTTTAATCCAAACAACAACATTACAAGAATTGCAAATAATTCTACGGACTGGAGCGCGCAGTATGACTATGGCTATGACGGGCTGGGTCGTTTAACAAATGCGACCGGTAGTTATCTAGGAATTGCAGAAGGAAACCTTTCGAGAGAATTTCAGCAAAGTTTTAGCTATGCAAAGAATGGAAACTTAACTTCCAAACGAGTTCATGATCCTGTGAGTGGAAATATCACGGATGAATGGAGTTACCAATATACAAATCACCAGGTGACGAACATTGATTCCAGTAAATCCGGGAATGATGCGTTCGTCATGCAATACGACGCCAATGGGAATCTCACGAGACAAAGAGACAATGCAAAGGATTTAACCAAACGAATTCAAGTCGATTCTCAAGATCGAATTACTCAGATCCAAGACGGCAACAATGCGATCCTTGGAAGTTATTGGTATGACGAAAGTGGTTTTAGAATTAGAAAGTCTTCTCTCGAACCCAAGAACAATCAATTTGCCAACGTAGAGATTTTGTATCCAAGCAAGTTTTACGGGTTGGAGTTCATCGAAGCTGAGAACGTTATCACTTCTGTGAACAACGTTTATCTGAACGGGGTTCGTATCGCCGCATTAAACGAAGTGGGTGCGCTTGCGTATTTTCTTACCGATCAAGTGGATTCCGTCTCTCTTGTGTTAGACGACGAAGGAAAAACTCTTTCCAAGATGCAATACCTTCCGTATGGTGAGACGTTTGTCCAACGTGGGGATTTGAACTTTGCTCCGAAATACAATTCGCAGGAGTTGGACAGAGAGTCTGGGTTTTACTTTTACAATGCGAGATTCTATGACCCGGGAATTGCGAGATTTACCAGTGCGGATACTTTAATCCCGGATGAATACAATTCTCAAAGCTGGAATCGTTTTTCTTATGTAAATGGAAATCCGATACAATATAAGGATCCGACGGGGCATGCTCCTCAAGACGAGAATGCTGGTTTTAAAGACGCTTCTAAAAATATTGCTAAAGGTTTCGTTGAAGGTGTAAAGTCCGCTCTTTCTGCTCCTACACCTGTTGATGCTGCTGTGAACTCCGCTGTTGCTACGGCTAAAGGCGCCAAAGAACTTTATGAAAACCGAAAGGAAGTTTACGCGAGTGTAAAAGATTTTGCTGGTAAATTAACGAGCAAAGACGACAAAGTTCGTGATTACGCCGTTGGACAAGCTAAAGCTTATACTATGAGCGCGGTTCTTGGCGGGATGGCTGGGAAAGCCCTTGGGTCGAAGCTACCTAAACCGAAAGTCGATGTGCCGGGTTCGTCGGGTAGTGTGGGAGGAAATTTCCAGAAAGTAATACATGTTACGAAGGACGGAATTGCCTTACCTGCGAATTCTAAATATAAAATACCTGACAAATATTTAGAAAACAAGCATAGGACAGGTAGTTATGGAGAAATAGAAAACGGTAAATTCAAAGAGAAATTAAGAATAGACCCTGCAACCAAGCCAGGTGATAAGGGCCCAAATTATTCACATTACCATTTAGATGGAAAAGGGACGCATTATAGCCCCCGACCTAATGACAAAGATTCAGGATTTTCCAAATGA
- a CDS encoding helix-turn-helix domain-containing protein has product MAKFFSILDINTIGILDYENFLKLGIIYFHAFGVVIGFLLGFSKLFSSDGFNKSYGTVLYSSVFFLILNNGLLFDQGALKSENKITLGFYYGLVLYSSLAVLICFKYVLESLDNPWIYCKRLLGTIPITILLSYFIPDLYFISFVDILGFVISIFTFIWSLSRVLNTNKSILHYNLPFLSFLISICFVFDFLGSVFFKKECLFFAEFIPGSVICYAFILERLFPSLFGKVKVSGANIDKEIESETISIPEVKETKKYKYPPRDLLDGTDLEKVKIKLSQFITSKGFIDEELRLPDFAADLGLSTHQASYYLNQYLNQSYNDFLNFHRINEVMIMMKNKSNFNLLTIAFECGFNSASSFHRACIKFTGKSPRDLRNYIQFNIGTGNKVEKQLDL; this is encoded by the coding sequence ATGGCCAAGTTCTTTTCAATACTTGATATAAATACAATCGGAATTTTAGATTATGAAAATTTTCTAAAATTGGGTATTATCTATTTTCATGCTTTTGGTGTAGTCATTGGATTTTTATTAGGATTTTCGAAACTTTTTTCAAGTGATGGTTTTAACAAATCATACGGAACGGTTCTTTATTCATCCGTGTTTTTCTTGATTTTGAATAATGGTTTACTTTTCGATCAAGGGGCATTAAAAAGCGAAAATAAAATCACACTTGGATTTTATTACGGTCTGGTTCTTTATTCTAGCCTGGCTGTTTTAATCTGTTTCAAGTATGTATTAGAATCTTTAGATAATCCTTGGATTTATTGCAAAAGACTTTTAGGGACAATTCCTATTACGATTTTACTTTCTTATTTTATTCCCGATCTTTACTTTATATCATTTGTAGATATTTTAGGATTTGTTATTTCAATTTTTACTTTTATTTGGTCTTTGAGTAGGGTTTTAAATACTAACAAATCTATTTTACATTATAATCTTCCCTTTCTATCTTTCTTAATCTCTATTTGTTTTGTTTTTGATTTTCTTGGTTCTGTTTTTTTTAAGAAAGAATGTTTATTCTTTGCGGAATTTATTCCGGGATCAGTCATTTGTTACGCATTTATTTTAGAACGTCTTTTTCCTTCTTTATTTGGCAAAGTTAAAGTCTCCGGCGCGAACATAGACAAAGAAATTGAATCCGAAACAATTTCAATTCCAGAAGTCAAAGAAACAAAAAAATATAAATACCCGCCTAGAGATTTGTTAGATGGTACTGATTTAGAAAAAGTTAAAATCAAACTGAGTCAATTTATAACTTCCAAAGGTTTTATAGACGAGGAACTTAGGCTTCCGGATTTTGCCGCTGATTTAGGTCTTTCCACTCATCAGGCTTCTTACTATTTAAATCAATATTTGAATCAGAGTTATAACGACTTTCTGAATTTTCATAGAATAAACGAAGTTATGATTATGATGAAAAATAAATCTAATTTCAATCTTTTAACTATCGCTTTTGAATGCGGCTTCAATTCCGCTTCTTCGTTTCACAGGGCTTGTATTAAATTTACCGGGAAATCTCCGCGTGACCTTAGAAATTATATTCAGTTCAATATCGGAACCGGCAATAAAGTAGAAAAGCAATTGGATTTATAA
- a CDS encoding LIMLP_19325 family protein, with the protein MIINYFKIEPSNINKSKLYEYEKYIGLPLYNEAILKYNGFQKALAIRKKLKLNSLENISSND; encoded by the coding sequence ATGATAATTAACTATTTTAAAATAGAACCGTCGAACATCAACAAATCGAAGTTATACGAATATGAAAAATACATAGGTTTACCTTTATACAATGAAGCAATTCTGAAATACAACGGTTTTCAAAAAGCTTTAGCCATCAGAAAAAAATTAAAACTCAATTCATTAGAAAACATTTCTTCAAACGATTGA
- a CDS encoding LIC10906 family membrane protein has protein sequence MSVFFILLTSSLILGLGYYIKKISNPFIEVRRNFFYLTVSVGLWTLFSGCRQFIPYSIRLYAPNWILISVIFAPYFLSKIVNKLINENYNTSYFRKAIEICLISYLVFSAFCFNLIKIIDINTLAHEPKLAYHILILYSILWIFESIFKLAKHLIDSDGMIRVRLSLMSFGITSAFLIIITLVWILPFYEIYLGSYIHIATLIWIAFWGIAILHYDAFQTRLEVFSGMNVPLLNRITLNPILKLYSILDPEEFETKRLNANSILAEEVIDTAYNWFFKANIPLQATARKIAIKYDKYLK, from the coding sequence ATGTCAGTATTTTTTATTCTTCTTACTTCATCATTGATCTTAGGTCTTGGATATTACATTAAAAAAATAAGTAATCCTTTCATTGAAGTCAGGCGGAATTTTTTCTATTTAACCGTTTCCGTTGGGTTATGGACTTTATTTTCGGGATGCAGACAATTTATTCCTTACAGTATTCGTCTCTACGCTCCCAATTGGATTTTGATTTCAGTTATTTTCGCCCCTTATTTTTTGTCTAAAATAGTTAATAAGCTTATCAATGAAAATTACAATACTTCTTATTTTCGAAAAGCTATAGAAATTTGTCTGATTTCATATTTAGTTTTTTCAGCTTTTTGTTTTAATTTGATTAAAATCATTGATATTAATACTTTAGCTCACGAACCTAAACTAGCTTACCATATATTGATCCTTTATTCTATTCTTTGGATTTTTGAAAGTATTTTTAAACTTGCAAAACATTTAATAGACTCCGATGGAATGATTCGTGTTCGATTATCTCTAATGTCATTCGGAATTACTTCAGCGTTCTTAATTATCATTACTTTAGTTTGGATTTTACCATTCTATGAAATATATCTTGGATCATATATTCATATTGCTACTTTAATCTGGATCGCATTCTGGGGAATTGCAATCCTACACTATGATGCCTTTCAAACTAGACTAGAAGTTTTTTCCGGAATGAACGTCCCTTTACTAAATAGAATCACTTTAAATCCAATATTAAAATTATATTCTATTTTAGACCCCGAGGAATTTGAAACAAAAAGATTAAATGCGAATTCGATCCTTGCCGAAGAAGTTATAGACACGGCTTACAATTGGTTTTTTAAAGCAAACATACCATTACAAGCAACTGCAAGAAAAATTGCTATCAAGTATGATAAATATTTAAAGTAA
- a CDS encoding LBL_2463 family protein, whose amino-acid sequence MSLTTQKTKPVNKFHVIRLSGLENQEELYHVKKFAGDVFNNFGYTKSLYTAVDMDLWSTWFYVREGSEILAAMRIVEKKPNNLIPLELGIVKGSDPIQRYAVIGDNIADWNSVSFLLSKKAMFAAVNVFHAAAQYCIDKNFDMVYGFYHKKVNSIVKLYTSIGAIPSKKYEKEVYFPECYYNDELVYLTPIEISKGALQKIKTRLW is encoded by the coding sequence ATGTCACTTACAACCCAAAAAACAAAACCAGTTAATAAATTTCACGTAATCCGGTTATCTGGATTAGAAAACCAAGAGGAATTATATCACGTTAAAAAATTTGCCGGCGATGTTTTTAATAACTTCGGATATACAAAATCTTTATATACCGCCGTAGACATGGATCTTTGGTCTACGTGGTTTTATGTCCGTGAGGGATCAGAAATTTTAGCCGCTATGCGGATTGTAGAAAAAAAACCAAATAATCTAATTCCTTTAGAATTAGGAATTGTTAAAGGTAGCGATCCTATTCAAAGGTATGCAGTAATTGGCGATAATATAGCAGATTGGAATTCTGTAAGTTTTCTTTTAAGTAAAAAAGCAATGTTTGCAGCCGTCAATGTATTTCATGCAGCAGCTCAGTATTGTATTGATAAAAACTTTGATATGGTCTACGGGTTTTATCACAAAAAAGTAAATTCCATCGTTAAACTTTATACTTCAATAGGTGCAATCCCATCTAAAAAATACGAAAAAGAAGTCTATTTTCCGGAATGTTATTATAACGATGAACTTGTTTATCTTACACCAATCGAAATTTCTAAAGGCGCTTTACAAAAAATTAAGACAAGATTATGGTGA